The Streptomyces sp. NBC_00670 genome window below encodes:
- a CDS encoding ABC transporter ATP-binding protein yields MSDVLELQDVSVVREGRALADQVSWSVKEGERWVILGPNGAGKTTLLNVASSYLYPSKGTVSILGETLGRPGTDVFELRPRIGVAGIALAEKLPKRQTVLQTVLTAAYGMTAGWQEEYEDIDEQRARAFLDRLGMSDYLERRFGTLSEGERKRTLIARALMTDPELLLLDEPAAGLDLGGREDLVRRLGRLARDPIAPSMIMVTHHVEEIAPGFTHVLMIRQGKVLAAGPLELELTSRNLSHCFGLPLVVEQAGDRWTARGLPMS; encoded by the coding sequence ATGAGCGATGTTCTGGAACTTCAGGACGTATCCGTGGTCCGCGAGGGCCGGGCCCTCGCGGACCAGGTCTCCTGGTCGGTCAAGGAGGGCGAGCGCTGGGTCATCCTCGGCCCCAACGGCGCCGGCAAGACCACCCTCCTCAACGTCGCCTCCAGCTACCTCTACCCCAGCAAGGGCACCGTCAGCATCCTCGGCGAGACCCTCGGCCGCCCCGGCACCGACGTCTTCGAACTGCGCCCCCGCATCGGCGTGGCCGGCATCGCCCTCGCCGAGAAGCTCCCCAAGCGCCAGACCGTCCTGCAGACCGTGCTGACCGCCGCCTACGGCATGACGGCCGGCTGGCAGGAGGAGTACGAGGACATCGACGAGCAGCGCGCCCGCGCCTTCCTCGACCGCCTCGGCATGAGCGACTACCTCGAACGCCGCTTCGGCACCCTCTCCGAGGGCGAGCGTAAGCGCACCCTCATCGCCCGCGCCCTGATGACCGACCCCGAGCTGCTCCTCCTCGACGAGCCCGCCGCCGGCCTCGACCTCGGCGGCCGCGAGGACCTCGTCCGCCGCCTCGGCCGGCTCGCCCGCGACCCGATCGCCCCCTCCATGATCATGGTCACCCACCACGTCGAGGAAATCGCCCCCGGCTTCACCCACGTCCTGATGATCCGTCAGGGCAAGGTGCTCGCCGCCGGCCCCCTGGAGCTCGAACTCACCTCCCGCAACCTCTCCCACTGCTTCGGCCTCCCGCTCGTCGTCGAGCAGGCCGGCGACCGCTGGACCGCCCGCGGCCTGCCCATGAGCTGA
- a CDS encoding response regulator transcription factor, translating to MAEAIRVLLVDDHQVVRRGLRTFLEVQDDIEVVGEASDGAEGVDRAEELRPDVILMDVKMPGVDGIDALRRLRELDHPARVLVVTSFTEQRTVVPALRAGAAGYVYKDIDPDALAGAIRSVHAGHILLQPEVAGALLSQEDTGPAQGRAGTLTEREREVLGLIADGRSNREIARALVLSEKTVKTHVSNILMKLDLSDRTQAALWAVRHGVVGA from the coding sequence GTGGCTGAGGCGATCAGGGTGCTGCTCGTCGACGACCACCAGGTCGTCCGCCGAGGCCTGCGCACCTTCCTGGAGGTGCAGGACGACATCGAGGTCGTCGGCGAGGCGTCCGACGGCGCCGAAGGGGTCGACCGGGCCGAGGAACTGCGGCCCGACGTCATCCTCATGGACGTCAAGATGCCGGGCGTCGACGGCATCGACGCGCTGCGCAGACTCCGCGAACTCGACCACCCCGCGCGCGTGCTCGTCGTCACCAGCTTCACCGAACAGCGCACGGTCGTCCCCGCCCTGCGCGCGGGCGCCGCCGGATACGTCTACAAGGACATCGACCCCGACGCCCTGGCCGGCGCCATCCGCTCCGTGCACGCCGGGCACATCCTGCTCCAGCCCGAGGTCGCGGGCGCGCTCCTCTCCCAGGAGGACACCGGCCCGGCCCAGGGCAGGGCCGGCACGCTCACCGAACGGGAACGCGAGGTGCTCGGGCTGATCGCCGACGGCCGCTCCAACCGCGAGATCGCCCGCGCACTCGTCCTCTCCGAGAAGACGGTCAAGACGCACGTCTCGAACATCCTGATGAAACTCGACCTCTCCGACCGCACCCAGGCCGCCCTGTGGGCGGTACGCCACGGGGTGGTCGGGGCATAG
- a CDS encoding GAF domain-containing sensor histidine kinase — MSSGPTSGLAAVSSALLAMSRHLEVRDVLKTIVASARELLDAEYAALGVPDDHGGFAQFVVDGVSDAQWKAIGPLPRQHGILAAMLSEATPQRLADVRTDPRFEGWPAAHPEMSDFLGLPVRDGDEVIAALFLANKRCPGPAGGCGFTEEDEQLLGILAQHAAIALTNARLYERSRELTIAEERSRLAHELHDAVSQKLFSLRLTAQAAAALVGRDPARARGEMRQVAALAAEAADELRAAVVELRPAALDEDGLVATLRTQTQVLDRAHTARVTFTGKGVRALPAAQEEALLRVAQEALHNALRHSGAARVDVTLERRGPGAVLRVTDDGTGFDPRTVRRAGRHLGLVSMRDRAGGVGGTLTVESAPGKGTTIEMEVPGG; from the coding sequence ATGAGTTCCGGACCCACGTCGGGCCTGGCCGCGGTGAGTTCCGCGCTGCTGGCCATGAGCAGGCACCTGGAGGTGCGCGACGTCCTGAAGACGATCGTCGCCTCCGCCCGCGAACTGCTCGACGCCGAGTACGCGGCCCTGGGCGTCCCCGACGACCACGGGGGCTTCGCCCAGTTCGTCGTCGACGGCGTCAGCGACGCCCAGTGGAAGGCCATCGGCCCGCTCCCGCGCCAGCACGGCATCCTCGCCGCCATGCTCAGCGAGGCCACCCCGCAGCGCCTCGCCGACGTCCGCACGGACCCCCGCTTCGAGGGCTGGCCCGCCGCCCACCCCGAGATGTCCGACTTCCTCGGCCTGCCCGTCCGCGACGGCGACGAGGTCATCGCCGCCCTCTTCCTCGCCAACAAGAGGTGCCCCGGACCCGCCGGCGGCTGCGGCTTCACCGAGGAGGACGAGCAACTGCTCGGCATCCTCGCCCAGCACGCCGCCATCGCCCTCACCAACGCCCGCCTCTACGAGCGCAGCCGCGAACTGACCATCGCCGAGGAACGCTCCCGCCTCGCCCACGAACTGCACGACGCCGTCAGCCAGAAACTGTTCTCCCTGCGTCTGACCGCCCAGGCCGCCGCCGCCCTCGTCGGCCGCGACCCCGCCCGCGCCCGGGGCGAGATGCGGCAGGTCGCCGCGCTCGCCGCCGAGGCCGCCGACGAACTGCGCGCCGCCGTCGTCGAACTGCGCCCCGCCGCTCTGGACGAGGACGGCCTCGTCGCCACCCTGCGCACCCAGACACAGGTCCTCGACCGCGCCCACACCGCCCGCGTGACGTTCACCGGCAAGGGGGTGCGCGCCCTGCCCGCAGCCCAGGAGGAGGCCCTCCTGCGCGTCGCCCAGGAGGCCCTGCACAACGCGCTGCGGCACTCCGGCGCCGCCCGCGTGGACGTCACCCTCGAACGCCGCGGCCCCGGCGCGGTCCTGCGCGTCACGGACGACGGCACCGGCTTCGACCCCCGCACGGTGCGCCGGGCCGGACGCCACCTCGGACTGGTCTCCATGCGCGACCGGGCCGGCGGTGTCGGCGGCACCCTCACCGTGGAATCCGCGCCCGGCAAGGGCACCACGATCGAGATGGAGGTCCCCGGTGGCTGA
- a CDS encoding SDR family NAD(P)-dependent oxidoreductase yields the protein MPVAIITGASKGLGRALGAALAERGWDLVLDARDPGPLAGAAGGLAAYGTRVAAVPGDVTDAGHRTELVARARELGGVDLVVHNASALGAEPLVPLAELAPEGLRRALEVNVVAAHALVREALPLLRESPAGAVVAVSSDAAVETYGTWGGYGASKAALDHLAAVLGVEEPGLRVWAVDPGDMATDLYAAAVPDDDAPRPAPESVAPAFLRLLDERPPSGRYRAPALVEGR from the coding sequence ATGCCGGTAGCGATCATCACGGGGGCTTCCAAGGGGCTGGGGCGGGCGCTCGGCGCGGCCCTTGCCGAACGGGGCTGGGACCTGGTCCTCGACGCGCGGGATCCGGGGCCGCTGGCCGGGGCGGCGGGCGGTCTGGCGGCGTACGGGACGCGGGTGGCGGCGGTGCCGGGGGACGTCACGGACGCCGGGCACCGTACGGAGCTGGTGGCGCGCGCCCGGGAGCTGGGCGGCGTCGACCTGGTGGTGCACAACGCGAGCGCGCTGGGCGCCGAGCCGCTGGTGCCGCTGGCCGAGCTGGCGCCGGAGGGGCTGCGCCGGGCCCTCGAGGTGAACGTGGTGGCGGCGCACGCTCTGGTGCGGGAGGCGCTGCCGCTGCTGCGGGAGTCGCCGGCGGGCGCGGTGGTCGCCGTCAGCTCGGACGCGGCGGTGGAGACGTACGGGACGTGGGGCGGGTACGGGGCCTCCAAAGCGGCGCTCGACCACCTGGCGGCGGTGCTGGGCGTGGAGGAGCCGGGGCTGCGGGTGTGGGCGGTGGACCCCGGGGACATGGCGACCGACCTGTACGCGGCGGCCGTACCGGACGACGACGCTCCGCGGCCGGCCCCGGAGAGCGTGGCGCCCGCGTTCCTGCGGTTGCTGGACGAACGGCCGCCGAGCGGCCGCTACCGTGCGCCGGCCCTGGTGGAGGGGCGATGA
- a CDS encoding S-adenosylmethionine:tRNA ribosyltransferase-isomerase, translated as MKVHARGRAWTVPEELSARVPAEQRGPGRGRDAVRLLVSRGTEVAHHAFRELPGLLRAGDLLLVNTSPTLAAAVDGSVGHARVVVHFSTRGDDGRWAVELREPDGRGTTRARQWGSARSAHGKGGGGRPAEGPAGAPVELPEGVRLVLEEPLPGGSERLWWARPIWRDTPTAQVRGVRPSGVPDLSALLRRHGRPIRYAYTERDQPLSAYQTVFALPYADGAGSAEMPSAARPFTPGLVAELVSRGVQFAPLTLHTGVASQEAHEPPYPERFAVPEASARLVNAARAGGGRVVAVGTTAVRAVESAAGADGVVRARAGWTDLVVTPERGVRVVDGLLTGLHEPEASHLLMLEAVAGREAIERGYEAALAGRYLWHEFGDTHLLLR; from the coding sequence ATGAAGGTGCACGCGCGCGGGCGCGCGTGGACGGTGCCCGAGGAGCTGTCGGCCCGCGTGCCGGCGGAACAGCGCGGCCCTGGGCGCGGCCGGGACGCCGTACGGCTGCTGGTGTCGCGCGGCACGGAGGTGGCGCACCACGCGTTCCGGGAGCTGCCGGGGCTGCTGCGCGCCGGGGACCTGCTGCTCGTGAACACCTCCCCCACGCTGGCCGCCGCGGTGGACGGAAGCGTCGGGCACGCGCGCGTGGTGGTGCATTTCTCCACGCGGGGCGACGACGGGCGCTGGGCGGTGGAGCTGCGGGAACCGGACGGACGGGGCACCACGCGCGCGCGTCAATGGGGCAGTGCGCGAAGCGCTCATGGGAAGGGTGGTGGCGGGCGACCGGCGGAAGGGCCCGCGGGCGCGCCGGTGGAGCTGCCGGAGGGGGTGCGGCTGGTCCTGGAGGAGCCGTTGCCGGGCGGGAGCGAGCGGCTGTGGTGGGCGCGGCCCATCTGGCGGGACACGCCCACCGCGCAGGTGCGTGGCGTGCGCCCCTCGGGCGTTCCCGACCTCTCCGCGCTGCTGCGCCGGCACGGCCGTCCCATCCGTTACGCGTACACGGAGCGGGACCAGCCGCTCTCGGCGTACCAGACGGTGTTCGCGCTGCCGTACGCCGACGGGGCGGGCAGCGCGGAGATGCCGAGCGCGGCGCGGCCCTTCACGCCGGGCCTCGTGGCGGAGCTGGTGAGCCGGGGCGTGCAGTTCGCGCCGCTCACGCTGCACACCGGGGTGGCGTCGCAGGAGGCGCACGAGCCGCCGTACCCGGAGCGGTTCGCGGTGCCGGAGGCCTCGGCGCGGCTGGTCAACGCGGCCCGGGCGGGGGGCGGCCGGGTGGTGGCGGTGGGGACGACCGCGGTGCGGGCGGTGGAGTCCGCCGCCGGCGCGGACGGGGTCGTACGCGCGCGTGCCGGGTGGACGGACCTGGTGGTGACGCCCGAGCGGGGGGTGCGGGTGGTGGACGGGCTGCTGACCGGGCTGCACGAGCCGGAGGCCTCGCACCTGCTGATGCTGGAGGCGGTCGCGGGCCGGGAGGCGATCGAGCGGGGATACGAGGCGGCGCTGGCGGGCCGCTATCTGTGGCACGAGTTCGGGGACACGCACCTTCTGCTGAGGTAG
- a CDS encoding transglycosylase SLT domain-containing protein: protein MPKYTALLRGRALATSHRAGIAGVAALGAAALAISAAPSSAQTTTTTDEAATSSAPVSYSTHRIEDVKVRVTDQMAGQRLKAEAIEAKRQAADDAAAKKRDAAEARQDAAREAGKQAAAKAAHSRGGDGSASRSAHRPSAPAGKSYANNLDGWIRQSLDIMHKHGIPGSYSGLHRNIMRESSGNPHAINDWDINAVNGIPSKGLLQVIPPTFEAYHVAGTSWNIYDPVANITAACNYAAHRYGSMDNVDSAY from the coding sequence ATGCCCAAGTACACCGCCTTGCTTCGCGGCCGCGCCCTGGCCACGTCCCATCGCGCCGGCATCGCCGGTGTCGCCGCGCTCGGTGCAGCCGCCCTCGCGATCTCCGCCGCTCCGAGCAGCGCGCAGACCACCACCACGACCGACGAGGCCGCCACCTCCTCCGCCCCGGTGAGCTACAGCACCCACCGGATCGAGGACGTCAAGGTGCGCGTCACCGACCAGATGGCGGGCCAGCGGCTGAAGGCCGAGGCCATCGAGGCGAAGAGGCAGGCCGCCGACGACGCGGCCGCCAAGAAGCGGGACGCCGCCGAGGCCCGGCAGGACGCGGCCCGCGAGGCCGGGAAGCAGGCGGCGGCCAAGGCCGCGCACAGCCGCGGCGGCGACGGCTCGGCGAGCCGTTCCGCGCACCGCCCCTCGGCCCCCGCGGGGAAGTCGTACGCGAACAACCTGGACGGCTGGATCCGCCAGTCGCTGGACATCATGCACAAGCACGGCATCCCGGGCTCCTACAGCGGTCTGCACCGCAACATCATGCGGGAGTCCTCGGGCAACCCGCACGCCATCAACGACTGGGACATCAACGCCGTCAACGGCATCCCCTCCAAGGGGCTGCTGCAGGTCATCCCGCCGACCTTCGAGGCGTACCACGTGGCCGGCACGTCGTGGAACATCTACGACCCGGTCGCCAACATCACGGCCGCCTGCAACTACGCGGCGCACCGCTACGGCTCGATGGACAACGTCGACAGCGCGTACTGA
- a CDS encoding ABC transporter ATP-binding protein/permease, whose translation MPELVLETNGRTWTLDPSRSYTLGRDPQGDIVFDDARVSWRHGTIAFDGRGWVLEDHGSTNGTFARGQRVDRVELASGTAVNLGNATDGPRLTLSAAEAAVAAPQAGPQQQPYAAQGAGPGWGQQAPGGHAQQAAPPVPQQPQIPQQQNHGPAGSPPQPGPGNGVGAASHYGDRSPTTFHQFSIGRVMRIGRALENDLVVSDLQVSRNHAEFHATPDGRLEIRDLGSHNGTFVNGHPVPKGGSVQLGPADIVGVGHSTFRIVGDRLEEFVDTGEVSFSARHLTVTVDGGKQILRDVSFGVPEKSLIAVIGPSGSGKSTLLKALTGYRPANQGDVLYDNRNLYKQFAELRQRIGLVPQDDILHKELSVKRALKYAAKLRFPADTTRAERQARIDEVLRELKLDIHKDKKVSSLSGGQRKRVSVALELLTKPSLIFLDEPTSGLDPGMDRDVMQLLRGLADDGRTVLVVTHSVAELAICDKLLVMAPGGSVAYFGPPEEALNFFGYDSWADVFSAFENYRDYDWAGRWKGSQHYQMYAADIDAVAPQSVHMPPPQAIRPPKPQGWTSQLVTLIRRYVSVIASDKGFLALTVILPAVLGAVSLLIDSDKGLLVNRVNRQTGVPFPNGTATTVLLILAVGACFAGAANSVRELIKERVIYERERATGLSRSAYLMSKVVVLGAVTVLQGLLVGLIGFSSREIPGQGLVLKSNTLFELCLPIMALGFASMMFGLVISSLVKTAEKTMPLLVMFAIVQVVFTGCLFTLHGTVGVNEFSYLMPSRWAVAAAGTTLDFNNIAPNTDDPTSTDPLWNHEVSAWGMDMAALLVLGVVCGFFVARFLRRHEPEVMRK comes from the coding sequence GTGCCAGAACTCGTACTGGAAACAAATGGACGGACCTGGACGCTCGACCCGTCCAGGTCATACACCCTCGGCCGCGATCCGCAGGGGGACATCGTGTTCGACGACGCCAGGGTCTCCTGGCGGCACGGCACGATCGCCTTCGACGGCCGCGGCTGGGTGCTGGAGGACCACGGCAGCACCAACGGCACGTTCGCGCGGGGGCAACGGGTGGACCGCGTGGAGCTCGCCTCCGGCACGGCCGTCAACCTGGGCAACGCGACCGACGGACCGCGGCTGACCCTGTCCGCCGCCGAGGCCGCCGTCGCCGCCCCGCAGGCGGGGCCCCAGCAGCAGCCGTACGCCGCCCAGGGCGCGGGCCCCGGCTGGGGACAGCAGGCACCCGGCGGCCACGCGCAGCAGGCCGCCCCGCCCGTCCCGCAGCAGCCGCAGATCCCGCAGCAGCAGAACCACGGCCCCGCCGGGAGCCCACCGCAGCCGGGCCCGGGCAACGGCGTGGGGGCGGCGTCGCACTACGGCGACCGCAGCCCCACCACGTTCCACCAGTTCTCGATAGGCCGTGTGATGCGCATCGGCCGTGCCCTGGAGAACGACCTGGTCGTCTCCGACCTCCAGGTCTCCCGCAACCACGCCGAGTTCCACGCCACGCCCGACGGCCGCCTGGAGATCCGCGACCTCGGCTCGCACAACGGCACGTTCGTCAACGGCCACCCGGTCCCCAAGGGCGGCTCGGTCCAGCTCGGCCCGGCCGACATCGTCGGCGTCGGCCACTCGACGTTCCGGATCGTCGGCGACCGGCTCGAGGAGTTCGTCGACACCGGTGAGGTCTCCTTCTCCGCCCGGCACCTGACCGTCACGGTCGACGGCGGCAAGCAGATCCTGCGCGACGTCTCCTTCGGCGTCCCCGAGAAGTCGCTGATCGCGGTGATCGGACCCTCCGGTTCCGGCAAGTCGACGCTGCTCAAGGCGCTCACCGGTTACCGCCCCGCCAACCAGGGCGACGTCCTCTACGACAACCGGAACCTGTACAAGCAGTTCGCCGAGCTGCGCCAGCGCATCGGTCTCGTGCCGCAGGACGACATCCTGCACAAGGAGCTGTCCGTCAAGCGGGCCCTGAAGTACGCGGCCAAACTGCGCTTCCCCGCCGACACCACGCGCGCCGAGCGCCAGGCCCGCATCGACGAGGTGCTGCGCGAGCTCAAGCTCGACATCCACAAGGACAAGAAGGTCAGCTCCCTCTCCGGCGGCCAGCGCAAGCGCGTCTCCGTCGCCCTGGAGCTGCTCACCAAGCCGTCGCTGATCTTCCTGGACGAGCCGACCTCCGGCCTCGACCCGGGCATGGACCGCGACGTCATGCAGCTGCTGCGCGGCCTCGCCGACGACGGCCGCACCGTCCTCGTCGTCACCCACTCGGTGGCCGAGCTGGCGATCTGCGACAAGCTCCTGGTGATGGCCCCCGGCGGCTCGGTCGCCTACTTCGGGCCCCCCGAGGAGGCGCTGAACTTCTTCGGCTACGACTCCTGGGCCGACGTCTTCTCCGCCTTCGAGAACTACCGCGACTACGACTGGGCGGGCCGCTGGAAGGGCTCGCAGCACTACCAGATGTACGCGGCCGACATCGACGCGGTGGCGCCGCAGTCGGTGCACATGCCGCCGCCGCAGGCGATCAGGCCGCCCAAGCCGCAGGGCTGGACGTCCCAGCTCGTCACACTGATCCGGCGCTATGTCTCGGTCATCGCCTCCGACAAGGGCTTCCTCGCGCTGACGGTGATCCTGCCCGCGGTGCTCGGCGCGGTCAGCCTGCTGATCGACTCGGACAAGGGACTGCTGGTCAACCGGGTCAATCGGCAGACCGGCGTGCCCTTCCCGAACGGCACGGCCACCACGGTCCTGCTGATCCTCGCCGTCGGCGCCTGTTTCGCGGGCGCCGCCAACTCCGTCCGCGAGCTGATCAAGGAACGGGTCATCTACGAGCGGGAACGCGCGACGGGACTGTCCCGGTCGGCGTACCTGATGTCCAAGGTGGTCGTCCTCGGCGCCGTCACGGTGCTGCAGGGCCTGCTGGTCGGCCTGATCGGCTTCTCCAGCCGTGAGATCCCCGGGCAGGGCCTCGTCCTCAAGAGCAACACCCTGTTCGAGCTGTGCCTGCCGATCATGGCGCTCGGCTTCGCTTCCATGATGTTCGGCCTGGTCATCTCCTCCCTGGTGAAGACGGCGGAGAAGACCATGCCGCTGCTGGTCATGTTCGCCATCGTCCAGGTGGTGTTCACCGGCTGCCTGTTCACCCTGCACGGCACGGTCGGCGTCAACGAGTTCTCGTACCTGATGCCGTCCCGCTGGGCGGTGGCCGCCGCCGGCACGACGCTGGACTTCAACAACATCGCGCCCAACACCGACGACCCGACCAGCACCGACCCGCTGTGGAACCACGAGGTCTCCGCCTGGGGCATGGACATGGCTGCGCTGCTCGTCCTCGGTGTGGTCTGTGGCTTCTTCGTGGCCCGCTTCCTGCGCCGCCACGAGCCGGAGGTCATGCGCAAGTAG
- a CDS encoding streptophobe family protein, producing MPWRDVLLAALACVGWAVVGMAGTAALGLHLLEADSTASLGPMTAAVVALGAGGSVEPAGDVSVFGLKGTEATTALQITPLGVGLVGALLLSWFFLRSLRAAGVVPTPGELLARAGAVVVLFVAVLGGLAWAGHDVVTIDGGALGLDSLPGMGTGSGGSGAGGPEIPGLGGLGDLGDLGDLGDLGGLLPDRIGDLVRARAAVGFTVDTGPTLLGGAVWAAGVLLIALLASRRTPLPYGWDVVHRVVRPAVSALVTVVLTAVAAGLAAAAYAAVGDPHPRRIAGAALLGAPNGVWMGVPIGLFVPWDGRATGALAQLLPDPVNRLLSTGSAEPVTLRRLAELDGRVWLLGVAAALMMLLAGVLTAVRTPPSTAYAVPSAGVAGTTAGGGGAAGRGPGVGGPGVREPGPFGFAWRCALRLGAVTALALPLLARLTDVSVDASLSVLGFDTFGAGMVLHGHLGTALLLGAAWGAGAGAAGALLAWGFGAAGRGAVPGGAPPGAALSEEGAPSERGALLRGAVPPGGTVRLRGATGPHRPAVSPWAPDPDTGAGPYARKPDGEGGVPEPEDARPPGFEGPAPGVHGAPTVVGPLAPPPPARPPGPRVPPRPTVPPRPVAPPPPPGRPPGARPGAPPEPPPEPPRGRRTERG from the coding sequence GTGCCGTGGCGGGACGTCCTGCTCGCCGCGCTCGCGTGCGTCGGCTGGGCGGTCGTCGGGATGGCGGGCACCGCCGCGCTCGGACTGCATCTGCTGGAGGCGGACTCGACGGCCTCGCTGGGGCCGATGACCGCGGCGGTGGTGGCGCTCGGCGCGGGCGGATCGGTCGAACCCGCCGGTGACGTCTCGGTGTTCGGGCTGAAGGGGACCGAGGCGACGACCGCGCTGCAGATCACGCCGCTGGGTGTCGGGCTGGTCGGCGCGCTGCTGCTGTCCTGGTTCTTCCTGCGGTCCCTGCGCGCGGCGGGAGTTGTGCCGACGCCGGGTGAACTCCTCGCGCGGGCCGGGGCGGTGGTCGTGCTGTTCGTGGCGGTGCTGGGCGGACTGGCCTGGGCGGGACACGATGTCGTCACCATCGACGGGGGCGCGCTGGGGCTCGACTCACTGCCGGGCATGGGGACGGGGTCGGGCGGTTCGGGGGCCGGTGGTCCGGAGATACCCGGACTGGGTGGCCTGGGGGATCTCGGGGACCTGGGCGACCTGGGGGATCTCGGTGGGCTGTTGCCGGACCGGATCGGCGACCTCGTGCGTGCCAGGGCCGCGGTCGGGTTCACCGTCGACACGGGGCCCACGCTGCTGGGCGGTGCCGTGTGGGCGGCCGGGGTGCTGCTGATCGCGCTGCTCGCCTCCCGCCGGACCCCGCTGCCGTACGGCTGGGACGTCGTGCACCGGGTGGTGCGGCCGGCCGTGTCCGCGCTGGTGACGGTGGTGCTGACGGCGGTGGCGGCGGGCCTCGCGGCGGCGGCGTACGCGGCGGTCGGCGACCCGCACCCGAGGCGGATCGCGGGCGCGGCACTGCTGGGCGCGCCCAACGGGGTGTGGATGGGTGTGCCGATCGGTCTGTTCGTCCCGTGGGACGGCAGGGCCACGGGGGCGCTCGCGCAGCTCCTGCCCGACCCCGTGAACCGTCTGCTGAGCACGGGGTCCGCCGAGCCCGTCACCCTGCGGCGGCTGGCCGAACTGGACGGGCGGGTGTGGCTGTTGGGGGTGGCGGCGGCGCTGATGATGCTGCTGGCCGGGGTGTTGACGGCGGTACGGACACCACCTTCGACGGCGTACGCCGTGCCGTCGGCCGGGGTGGCGGGTACGACGGCTGGGGGAGGGGGCGCTGCCGGGCGCGGCCCGGGGGTGGGTGGTCCTGGCGTACGAGAGCCGGGTCCGTTCGGCTTCGCGTGGCGCTGCGCGCTGCGGCTGGGGGCCGTGACGGCGCTGGCACTGCCCTTGCTGGCCCGGCTGACGGACGTGTCGGTGGACGCCTCGCTGTCGGTGCTCGGCTTCGACACGTTCGGGGCGGGGATGGTGCTGCACGGACACCTCGGTACGGCACTGCTGCTGGGCGCGGCGTGGGGCGCGGGGGCGGGGGCGGCGGGCGCGCTGCTGGCGTGGGGGTTCGGGGCGGCGGGGCGGGGAGCTGTGCCGGGGGGTGCGCCGCCGGGTGCCGCGCTGTCCGAGGAGGGCGCGCCGTCCGAGCGGGGCGCGCTGTTGCGCGGGGCCGTGCCGCCGGGCGGAACCGTGCGGCTGCGCGGGGCCACCGGCCCCCATCGGCCGGCCGTGTCCCCCTGGGCGCCGGACCCCGACACCGGCGCCGGCCCGTATGCGCGGAAGCCGGACGGCGAGGGCGGTGTGCCGGAACCGGAGGACGCACGGCCGCCCGGGTTCGAGGGACCGGCGCCGGGTGTGCACGGGGCGCCCACGGTCGTGGGGCCCCTGGCACCCCCTCCCCCGGCCCGGCCACCGGGGCCGAGGGTGCCCCCGCGGCCGACGGTGCCGCCCCGGCCCGTCGCGCCCCCACCGCCGCCGGGACGCCCTCCGGGGGCGCGCCCGGGGGCACCGCCGGAACCGCCGCCGGAACCGCCCCGCGGACGGCGGACCGAGCGGGGGTGA